The following proteins come from a genomic window of Streptomyces sp. GS7:
- a CDS encoding HAD family hydrolase, protein MRYGLIIFDNDGVLVDSEPISNQILAACLTELGHPTTYEESLRDFMGGSVQRVRDVVRERSGRPLPEDFEIGFHTRVFEEFRRRLTAVPGVGTVLEKLSADDVPYCVGSSGSHERIRVALTKTGLFDRFGEGRIFSSQDVGRGKPAPDLFLHAAREMGVAPGRCAVVEDSPLGVRAAVAAGMDVYGFTAMTPAEELAGAGATVLFTDMAELPRLLL, encoded by the coding sequence ATGCGCTATGGCCTGATCATTTTCGATAATGACGGTGTCCTTGTGGACAGCGAGCCGATCTCCAATCAGATCCTTGCCGCCTGTCTGACGGAGTTGGGCCACCCGACCACGTACGAGGAGTCATTGCGCGACTTCATGGGGGGATCCGTGCAGCGGGTGCGCGATGTGGTGCGGGAGAGGAGCGGCCGGCCGCTGCCGGAGGACTTCGAGATCGGCTTCCATACGCGTGTGTTCGAGGAGTTCCGTCGGCGGCTGACAGCCGTGCCGGGCGTGGGGACGGTGCTGGAAAAGCTCTCCGCGGACGACGTGCCGTACTGCGTCGGGTCGTCCGGGAGCCATGAGCGGATTCGGGTGGCGCTGACGAAGACCGGGCTGTTCGATCGGTTCGGAGAGGGCCGGATCTTCTCGTCGCAGGATGTGGGGCGGGGGAAGCCGGCGCCCGATCTGTTTCTGCACGCGGCCCGGGAGATGGGCGTCGCGCCGGGCCGGTGTGCGGTGGTCGAGGACAGCCCGCTGGGAGTGCGGGCGGCGGTGGCCGCGGGGATGGACGTGTACGGGTTCACCGCGATGACGCCGGCGGAGGAGCTGGCGGGGGCCGGTGCCACCGTGCTGTTCACCGATATGGCGGAACTGCCCCGGTTGCTGCTGTAG